The genomic stretch AACAAGTAAAGACATAACTGTTAACAGTTCAAGTATCGTTTCTAAGAACTCTGTTAACGTCGATAAAAATTAATTATCATAATAATTTAGAGAGGTGAAATTAAAACGAGTGTAAATGTTGCTGTAATTGGTGCAGGAGATTGGGGTATTAACCTAATAAGAAATTTTTTTGAATTAGGATGTCTTCATAGCGTCTGTGATCTGGATCCAGATAAGCTGGCAAAAGTAGAAAGTCAATATAAATATGTAAATTGTGTAACTGATCCAGAAGTAATATTTTTGTCTGACGAAATTGACGCTGTGGTAATTGCTACTCCTTCATCTTTTCACTACTCTCTTGCGAAAAGGGCGCTAAATAGTGGAAAACATGTTTTTGTAGAGAAGCCTATGGCCCTTAATGCAAAAGAAGGTGAGGAGCTGATTGAGATAGCTCGCGCTAAAGATTTAAGATTGCTTGTAGGGCATGTACTTTTGTATCATCCCGCTGTTCAAACCCTTCATCAACTTGTTATGGAAGGCGAACTTGGAGATATCCACTACATTCACTCAAGTAGGCTAAATTTAGGCAAGGTATCTTTTGATGAATCAGTTTTGTGGAATCTTGCTCCGCACGATCTGTCAATATTTTTCTATCTGCTTGGATTAGAGGGAGATATTGTAGTGTCGAGCACCGGTCATAGCTTTTTAAGCGAGGATAGGGTCGACATTGCCCATGTGACATTGGAATTCAAGGATATATTTGGCAATATATTTGTTTCTTGGCTTCATCCAAGAAAAATTCAACAAACAGTCGTTATTGGGACGAAGAAAATGGCGATATTTGATGATAGAGCTCCTCATAAACTGATACTTTATAATAAAGGTGCAAAAATTGTTAATGGAAAGCCGTTTTTAAATTCTGGTGGCGAAAAAATTGTCGATTTTGAGCAAGCTGAGCCTTTGAAAAACGAATGTAAATCCTTTATAGATTCAATTTTAGATAAAAAAGAGCCTATAACAGAGGGCATGCAAGGTTTAAGGATCCTTGAAATCCTGGAGGCTGCTGAGGAGTCCATTCTGAAAAAGGGCTCTCCCGTGAAATTACCGTATAAGTTAAAAAAAGGAATTCTTATATAGCATGTTTTTCAATCTACCGAGCTCTTTCGAAGCTGTATTAGATAATATCAAAATTATAGATACGACTTTGAGAGATGGAGAACAAACGGCTGGCGTTATATTTTCTAAGCAAGATAAGATTGATATTGCCAAAAAATTAAACAATATGGGTATATATCAGATTGAAGCAGGAATTCCTGCAATGATGGGCGAAGAATTTGATGCCGTTTCAGAGATTGTAAAGCTTGGCTTGAAGTCAAAAATAATGTCTTGGAATAGGCCTGTTACCTCTGACATTGACTCTTCTTTGAAAGCTGGCGTAGAGGCTGTTGGGATTTCTTGTCCTGTTTCTCCTATTCACCTTCATTTTAAAATGGGCGTAGATTTTGATGAGGCTCTTAAGGCCACCGATAAAGCAATAAACTATGCAAAGAAACTTGGTCTTTATGTTTCTTTGCATATGGAAGATGCAGGGAGAGCGCCAAGAAATCTTTTAGTGAGATTTGCTCTTATGGCAAAAGAGGCAGGAGCAGACAGACTTAGAATTTGTGATACGTCAAGCGTAATGGATCCATTTAAGGTTCACGAAACAATAACATACCTTTCTGAGAGAGTGGGCATGCCTATGGAAGTTCATATGCATAATGATTTTGGTATGGCTACTGCAAACACTCTTGTGGGCATTGCTTCTGGTTGCGAATTTGCAA from Thermodesulfobium sp. 4217-1 encodes the following:
- the aksA gene encoding homoaconitate hydratase (in Methanococcus jannaschii this protein catalyzes the condensation of alpha-ketoglutarate and acetyl-CoA to form trans-homoaconitate; functions in alphaketosuberate synthesis which is a precursor in coenzyme B and biotin synthesis) — encoded protein: MFFNLPSSFEAVLDNIKIIDTTLRDGEQTAGVIFSKQDKIDIAKKLNNMGIYQIEAGIPAMMGEEFDAVSEIVKLGLKSKIMSWNRPVTSDIDSSLKAGVEAVGISCPVSPIHLHFKMGVDFDEALKATDKAINYAKKLGLYVSLHMEDAGRAPRNLLVRFALMAKEAGADRLRICDTSSVMDPFKVHETITYLSERVGMPMEVHMHNDFGMATANTLVGIASGCEFASTTVLGLGKMAGNASLEEVVAALKILWGIDLGFDFKKMIVLSNLVSQRSGVQISDYKPIVGKKLFNTESGISLDARRMGKKVSAFSADDLGMVEQLVIGKHSGPKAIKNKFEEFGIQLNNGEINLLLPKIKNKVSGLSRPLFDKELMLLYKEILNI
- a CDS encoding Gfo/Idh/MocA family oxidoreductase is translated as MKTSVNVAVIGAGDWGINLIRNFFELGCLHSVCDLDPDKLAKVESQYKYVNCVTDPEVIFLSDEIDAVVIATPSSFHYSLAKRALNSGKHVFVEKPMALNAKEGEELIEIARAKDLRLLVGHVLLYHPAVQTLHQLVMEGELGDIHYIHSSRLNLGKVSFDESVLWNLAPHDLSIFFYLLGLEGDIVVSSTGHSFLSEDRVDIAHVTLEFKDIFGNIFVSWLHPRKIQQTVVIGTKKMAIFDDRAPHKLILYNKGAKIVNGKPFLNSGGEKIVDFEQAEPLKNECKSFIDSILDKKEPITEGMQGLRILEILEAAEESILKKGSPVKLPYKLKKGILI